A region from the Benincasa hispida cultivar B227 chromosome 8, ASM972705v1, whole genome shotgun sequence genome encodes:
- the LOC120083518 gene encoding suppressor of disruption of TFIIS-like, whose protein sequence is MEFKNQEQQPQPPKYECLLFDVDDTLYPLSSGLSKQCTINIEEYMVQQLGIEKDEVSEMNQFLYRNYGTSMAGLKAIGYEFDNDHYHSFVHGRLPYNNLKSDPVLRNLLLSLPIRKVIFSNADEVHVAKVLSRLGLEGCFEKIICFETLNSSDFDSASDDGSVSDSKNSTNSDSDDTPPPLPVTPILCKPSPQAFESALKIANIDPKRTLFFDDSIRNIKTGKSTGLHTVLVGSSNRGNGVDYALESIHNIREALPELWEVDEKMKNTRLSGKIALETSVVMA, encoded by the exons ATGGAGTTCAAAAACCAAGAACAGCAGCCTCAACCACCTAAATATGAATGTCTTCTTTTTG ATGTGGATGACACCCTTTACCCTCTCAGTTCTGGCTTGTCTAAACAATGCACCATAAACATTGAAG AGTACATGGTTCAACAACTTGGGATAGAAAAAGATGAAGTTTCAGAGATGAACCAGTTTTTGTATAGGAATTATGGGACATCCATGGCTGGCCTTAAG GCTATTGGTTATGAGTTTGACAATGATCACTATCACAG CTTTGTTCATGGAAGATTACCATATAATAATCTGAAGAGTGATCCGGTTCTTAGAAATCTCTTGCTTAGTTTGCCAATTCGCAAAGTT ATCTTCTCGAATGCGGATGAAGTTCATGTTGCCAAAGTTCTAAGTAGGCTTGGTTTAGAGGGTTGCTTTGAAAAGATCATATGCTTTGAGACTCTTAACTCCTCTGATTTTGACTCTGCTTCTGATGATGGCTCTGTATCTGATTCCAAAAACTCGACGAACAGCGACTCAGACGACACGCCTCCACCACTCCCCGTCACTCCGATTCTCTGCAAACCATCTCCACAAGCATTTGAATCTGCTCTCAAGATAGCTAACATTGACCCCAAAAGAACA TTGTTCTTTGATGACAGCATCCGCAACATAAAGACAGGGAAATCCACTGGCCTTCACACAGTGCTG GTTGGATCATCCAATAGAGGCAATGGTGTGGATTATGCATTGGAAAGCATTCATAATATAAGGGAAGCTTTGCCAGAGCTATGGGAAGTGGATGAGAAGATGAAGAACACAAGGCTTTCTGGAAAAATTGCATTGGAGACATCAGTTGTAATGGCCTAA
- the LOC120082667 gene encoding uncharacterized protein LOC120082667 — MDEKWNLSKKEGSGSSYHHSSTNAKSSFLRSGSTSKSPLLRCSSQKSFPASNSKSPHDLPRSYSQKSSSNSIGRKYSSLAKEQKARFYIMRRCVAMLVCWHKHGDS; from the coding sequence ATGGACGAGAAATGGAATCTATCAAAGAAGGAGGGTTCAGGAAGTAGTTACCATCATTCTTCCACGAATGCCAAGTCGTCATTCCTGAGAAGTGGGTCGACCTCCAAATCGCCATTGCTGCGATGTTCTTCACAGAAAAGCTTCCCAGCTTCTAATTCCAAGAGCCCCCATGATCTTCCTCGTAGTTACTCCCAGAAAAGCTCTTCTAATTCCATTGGACGAAAGTACAGCAGCTTGGCCAAGGAACAGAAGGCTCGATTCTATATTATGAGACGCTGCGTTGCGATGCTCGTTTGTTGGCACAAACATGGAGATTCgtaa